Proteins from a single region of Companilactobacillus farciminis KCTC 3681 = DSM 20184:
- a CDS encoding alkaline phosphatase family protein: MSTNQHLVIISLDSLGFNDINEHQSELPTLNKLVNGGTWVKEVSGIYPTLTYPSHTTIITGQYPNVHGIVNNTKIQTTRRSPDWYWYQKDVQVPTLYDLAHKNKMKTAAFLWPVTAGSKITYNLAEIFPNRIWTNQVLVSLKASSPLFILEMNKKYGKLRNGIKQPQLDEFITACAVDTIKNKKPNLTLLHLVDMDSMRHRYGVRSGEAMAALRRLDKHVKQVIDATKEAGTFEDTNFVILGDHYQINVDKMIHLNTLFAKRGWLTGKPDQTIRKDWSVLAKTCDGSTYIYTKDFSQIQRLREVISGVEGVERVYSNEEAIARGADPKCTLMVEAKAGYYFTDEGSRSNVVERVMPEMMGHPDRYQGVHGYDPNKPGYKTTIIFNGPMVKENQTIDGAKLVDEAPTFAKLLGLKFPEPLAGSTIEGIFKD, translated from the coding sequence TTGTCTACAAATCAACATTTAGTAATTATTTCGTTAGATTCATTGGGTTTTAACGATATTAATGAACATCAATCAGAACTTCCAACATTGAACAAATTAGTTAATGGAGGAACTTGGGTCAAAGAAGTCAGTGGAATTTATCCGACTTTGACTTATCCTTCGCATACAACTATCATCACTGGTCAATATCCGAATGTTCATGGAATCGTTAATAACACCAAGATTCAAACGACACGTCGTTCCCCAGACTGGTACTGGTATCAAAAAGACGTTCAGGTACCAACGCTTTACGATTTAGCTCATAAAAATAAGATGAAAACAGCAGCTTTTTTGTGGCCGGTAACTGCTGGTAGTAAGATCACTTACAATTTAGCAGAAATTTTTCCTAACCGAATTTGGACGAATCAAGTTTTAGTATCTTTGAAAGCTAGTTCTCCTTTGTTTATTTTGGAAATGAATAAAAAATACGGTAAATTGAGAAACGGTATCAAACAACCGCAATTAGATGAATTTATTACTGCTTGTGCGGTCGATACAATCAAGAATAAGAAGCCTAATTTGACCTTATTGCATCTCGTCGATATGGATAGTATGCGTCATCGTTATGGCGTTCGTTCTGGTGAGGCAATGGCAGCTTTGCGTCGTCTTGATAAGCATGTTAAACAAGTGATCGATGCTACAAAAGAGGCCGGAACTTTTGAAGATACTAACTTTGTTATCTTAGGCGATCATTACCAAATTAACGTCGACAAAATGATTCATTTGAATACTTTATTTGCCAAGCGTGGTTGGTTGACTGGCAAACCAGATCAGACAATTCGTAAAGACTGGTCAGTTTTGGCGAAAACTTGTGATGGCAGTACTTATATTTATACGAAAGACTTCAGTCAGATTCAACGCTTACGTGAAGTTATTTCTGGAGTGGAAGGTGTCGAAAGAGTTTATTCAAATGAAGAAGCTATCGCTCGCGGTGCCGACCCTAAATGTACATTAATGGTTGAAGCCAAAGCTGGCTATTATTTCACTGATGAAGGTAGTCGTTCAAATGTCGTGGAAAGAGTCATGCCTGAAATGATGGGTCATCCTGATCGTTATCAAGGGGTACACGGTTATGATCCAAATAAACCGGGTTACAAGACGACAATTATTTTTAATGGACCAATGGTTAAAGAGAATCAAACAATTGACGGTGCTAAGTTAGTCGATGAAGCACCAACTTTTGCTAAATTATTGGGATTGAAATTCCCTGAACCACTAGCAGGTAGTACTATTGAGGGTATTTTTAAAGATTAG
- a CDS encoding MFS transporter — protein MRFNKKQWSWIFYDWANSGYGIIVTTAVLPVYFKSVAQNSGVSQANATAFWGYANSFGTLIVSILAPVLGALADYPHHKKKLLTGFSFLGILMTFGLALLPPNQWQLLLAVYILSIIGYSAGNLFYDSFLTDVADNSRMDSLSSNGYAYGYLGGVLAFLLFLVLQLTSGFGMLSSYGVARWSFFLAAVWWLIFFVPLLKNVQQVYSLPENPHPITSSFKRVWETVTHLRKYKAAAWFLVAYFFYIDGVDTIFTMATSIGMDMGITTTTLMLVLLVVQLVAFPFSILYGWIANHFSARKGILLAIILYFGICLYALKLETAKDFWILAVLVGTSQGGIQALSRSYFGKLIPKDSGSEFFGFYNILGKFSAVLGPVLVGIVTQITGKSTIGAASLSVLFLVGLVIFMMLPRLTKE, from the coding sequence ATGAGATTCAATAAAAAACAGTGGAGCTGGATTTTTTATGACTGGGCTAATTCAGGCTATGGGATTATTGTTACCACAGCAGTTTTGCCAGTTTATTTTAAATCAGTTGCTCAAAATTCAGGAGTATCGCAAGCTAATGCGACAGCTTTTTGGGGTTATGCCAATAGTTTTGGAACTTTGATCGTTTCAATTTTGGCTCCCGTCTTAGGTGCATTGGCCGATTATCCACATCATAAAAAGAAATTATTAACTGGCTTTTCATTTTTAGGGATTTTAATGACATTTGGATTGGCATTATTGCCACCTAATCAATGGCAACTATTGTTGGCTGTGTATATCCTGTCGATAATTGGTTATTCAGCGGGAAATTTGTTTTACGATAGTTTTTTGACCGATGTGGCTGATAACTCAAGAATGGATTCATTATCGTCAAATGGGTACGCTTATGGATATTTAGGTGGAGTTTTAGCTTTTCTATTATTCCTCGTACTGCAATTGACAAGTGGTTTTGGGATGCTGTCTAGTTACGGTGTAGCTCGTTGGAGTTTCTTCTTGGCGGCAGTCTGGTGGTTGATATTCTTCGTTCCATTATTGAAAAATGTTCAACAAGTTTATTCATTGCCAGAAAATCCTCATCCAATTACTTCGAGTTTTAAACGTGTTTGGGAAACAGTGACTCATTTACGTAAATACAAAGCAGCTGCTTGGTTCTTAGTAGCATATTTCTTCTACATCGATGGAGTTGATACGATTTTTACGATGGCAACTTCGATTGGAATGGATATGGGAATCACTACGACGACTTTGATGCTAGTTTTGTTAGTTGTTCAATTAGTCGCTTTTCCATTCTCCATTTTGTATGGTTGGATAGCTAACCATTTCTCAGCTCGAAAAGGAATTTTATTAGCAATTATTTTGTATTTTGGAATTTGTCTATATGCTTTGAAGCTAGAAACAGCAAAGGATTTTTGGATTTTGGCTGTTCTAGTAGGAACTAGTCAGGGTGGTATCCAGGCTTTGAGTAGATCTTATTTTGGTAAATTGATTCCGAAGGATTCCGGTAGCGAGTTCTTTGGCTTTTATAATATTTTGGGTAAATTTTCAGCTGTTTTAGGACCAGTCTTAGTTGGTATCGTGACGCAAATCACTGGTAAATCAACGATTGGAGCCGCTTCATTGAGTGTCTTGTTCCTAGTTGGTTTGGTGATTTTTATGATGTTGCCACGACTGACAAAGGAATAA
- the uvrB gene encoding excinuclease ABC subunit UvrB, producing MIDRVTDNKFDLVSKYSPAGDQGQAIDTITKDFKKGDKEVILEGATGTGKTFTMANVIKNLNKPTLIISHNKTLAGQLYGEMKEFFPHNAVEYFVSYYDYYQPEAYVPSSDTYIEKDSSINDEIDKLRHSATSSLLERNDVIVVASVSCIFGLGDPREYADSIISLRVGQEIARDELLEELVENQFERNDIDFQRGRFRVRGDVVDIFPASRDDNAIRVEFFGDEIDRIIEMDALTGEVKGQMDHIGIFPATHFMISDSKMEEALKRIKDEMDQQVAKFTEEGKLLEAQRIKQRTEYDIEMMREMGYTSGIENYSRHMEGRAEGEPPFTLLDFFPKDFNIMIDESHVTMPQIRGMYNGDRARKQQLVDYGFRLPSALDNRPLKLEEFEKHVNRILYVSATPGPYELERTDHKAEQIIRPTGLLDPKIEVRPIMGQIDDLVAEINDRVAKHERVFVTTLTKKMAEDLTDYFKDLGIKVRYLHSDVKTLERSKIIRDLRLGKFDVLIGINLLREGIDVPEVSLIAILDADKEGFLRAERSLVQIIGRASRNEHGKVIMYADSITDSMRGAIDATARRRKLQEKFNEEHGITPKTIVKPIRDAISMFQKVDNTSSETEKIDDDIDFKDMSKKEQAELLANLKEQMESAAKKLDFEAAANLRDTILELKAEM from the coding sequence GTGATAGATAGAGTTACTGATAATAAGTTTGATTTGGTTTCTAAGTACTCTCCAGCCGGAGATCAAGGCCAAGCAATTGATACTATCACTAAAGACTTTAAAAAAGGTGATAAGGAAGTCATTTTGGAAGGTGCCACTGGTACTGGTAAGACTTTCACAATGGCTAACGTTATTAAAAATCTCAATAAACCAACGTTAATTATTTCTCATAATAAGACTTTAGCAGGTCAACTTTATGGCGAAATGAAGGAATTTTTCCCACACAATGCAGTGGAATATTTCGTCAGTTATTATGATTACTATCAACCCGAAGCTTATGTACCATCAAGTGATACATATATCGAAAAGGATTCTAGTATCAACGATGAAATTGATAAACTGCGTCATTCGGCTACTAGTTCATTACTAGAGCGTAATGATGTGATCGTAGTTGCATCAGTATCTTGTATTTTTGGATTAGGTGATCCTAGAGAATACGCGGATAGTATTATTTCTTTGCGAGTAGGTCAAGAGATAGCTCGAGATGAATTGCTAGAAGAATTGGTCGAGAATCAATTTGAAAGAAATGACATCGACTTTCAACGTGGTAGATTTCGGGTACGTGGAGATGTTGTGGATATCTTCCCAGCTTCACGTGACGATAATGCTATTCGTGTGGAATTTTTTGGTGATGAAATTGATCGAATTATCGAAATGGATGCACTGACAGGTGAAGTTAAAGGGCAAATGGATCATATTGGAATTTTCCCTGCAACTCACTTCATGATCAGTGATTCCAAGATGGAAGAAGCTCTCAAACGCATCAAAGATGAAATGGATCAACAAGTAGCTAAATTTACTGAAGAAGGTAAATTGCTCGAAGCTCAACGTATCAAGCAAAGAACAGAATACGATATCGAAATGATGCGTGAAATGGGTTATACATCCGGAATCGAAAATTATTCACGTCACATGGAAGGTCGTGCTGAAGGTGAACCTCCATTTACATTGCTAGATTTCTTCCCCAAAGACTTCAACATCATGATTGATGAATCACACGTTACCATGCCTCAAATCCGTGGGATGTACAATGGTGATCGTGCTAGAAAGCAACAACTAGTAGACTATGGTTTTCGTTTGCCTAGTGCTTTGGATAACCGTCCACTTAAACTAGAAGAATTCGAAAAACATGTTAATCGGATTCTTTATGTTTCAGCTACACCAGGTCCTTATGAATTGGAAAGAACCGATCATAAAGCTGAACAAATCATTCGGCCAACTGGTTTGTTGGATCCTAAGATTGAAGTCCGTCCAATTATGGGACAGATCGATGACTTAGTGGCGGAGATAAATGATCGTGTGGCTAAGCACGAAAGAGTCTTTGTAACAACTTTGACCAAGAAGATGGCTGAAGATCTGACCGATTACTTCAAGGATTTGGGTATTAAAGTCAGATACTTGCACAGTGATGTTAAGACTTTGGAAAGATCCAAGATCATTCGTGATTTACGTTTAGGAAAATTCGACGTCTTGATTGGTATCAACTTATTGCGTGAAGGTATTGATGTGCCAGAAGTTTCCTTGATTGCCATTCTTGATGCGGATAAGGAAGGTTTCTTGCGAGCTGAACGTTCACTAGTTCAGATTATTGGTCGTGCATCAAGAAATGAACACGGTAAAGTTATCATGTATGCTGATTCGATAACTGATTCTATGCGTGGAGCAATCGATGCTACAGCTCGTCGTCGTAAGTTACAAGAGAAATTCAACGAAGAGCATGGTATTACTCCAAAAACGATTGTTAAACCAATCAGGGATGCCATTTCAATGTTCCAGAAGGTCGACAATACTTCTTCAGAAACAGAGAAGATTGATGATGATATTGACTTTAAGGATATGAGTAAGAAAGAACAAGCTGAACTTCTTGCTAATCTAAAAGAACAAATGGAATCAGCTGCTAAGAAGCTCGACTTTGAAGCCGCAGCTAATTTACGTGACACGATTTTAGAGTTAAAGGCGGAAATGTAA
- the uvrA gene encoding excinuclease ABC subunit UvrA → MLNDKIVIHGARAHNLKDIDVTIPRDKLVVVTGLSGSGKSSLAFDTLYAEGQRRYVESLSSYARQFLGQMDKPDVDSIDGLSPAISIDQKTTSKNPRSTVGTVTEINDYLRLLWARVGTPICPNDGTKITSQSAQQMVDAILKLGDKTKLQILSPVVRSKRGQHKKALNQIKKQGYVRVQVDGETRDIAEDIELDKNKKHSIDVVVDRIVINDHIKSRLFDSVEAALRLSDGYMNVDVIGSDMMVFSEKNACPLCGFTVGELEPRLFSFNAPFGACDNCDGLGVKLEVDLDLVIPDQSKTLNEGAIIPWNPISSQYYPEMLAQACKEFKIDMDTPFEDLPEKDQNTILYGSDGKTFHFHYENDFGGVRDVDVEFEGVIPNINRRYRETNSDFTREVMRKYMTELTCPVCHGKRLNRQALAVKIEGKDIAEVSDMSIKDELPFFKTVQFGEQNTVIAKPILKEVKDRLSFLINVGLEYLTLSRSAGTLSGGEAQRIRLATQIGSNLSGVMYILDEPSIGLHQRDNDRLISSLKKMRDLGNTLIVVEHDEDTMRAADYLIDVGPGAGENGGQIVAAGTPKEVEKNPKSLTGQYLAGKKFIPVPLKRRDGNGEFVEVYGAAENNLKNLNVKFPLGKFTVVTGVSGSGKSTLVNMILKRALAQKMNHNSEKPGKYKKITGYENLEKVIAIDQSPIGRTPRSNPATYTGVFDDIRGLFAQTNEAKLRGYKKGRFSFNIKGGRCENCRGDGIIKIEMNFLPDVYVPCEVCHGTRYNSETLEVTYKGKNIAQILDMKVSEALDFFSNIPKIKRKLQTIEDVGLGYVSLGQSATQLSGGEAQRMKLASELYKKSNGKNFYILDEPTTGLHTDDIKRLLGVLQRLVDEGNTVLVIEHNLDVVKSADWLIDLGPDGGEGGGKIVAQGTPEDITKVKASYTGQYLKPILERDTKRTKDAQ, encoded by the coding sequence ATGTTAAATGATAAAATTGTAATCCATGGTGCGCGTGCACATAATTTGAAGGATATCGATGTAACGATTCCTCGTGATAAATTAGTCGTTGTGACTGGTTTGTCTGGTTCAGGGAAGAGTTCATTAGCCTTTGATACTTTGTATGCTGAAGGTCAAAGACGTTACGTTGAGAGTCTTTCATCTTATGCACGACAATTTTTAGGTCAAATGGATAAGCCGGATGTTGATTCAATTGATGGTTTGAGTCCAGCTATTTCAATTGACCAAAAGACTACTTCCAAGAACCCTCGTTCAACTGTTGGGACTGTTACAGAAATTAACGATTACCTTCGTTTGTTGTGGGCTCGAGTTGGGACACCAATTTGTCCTAATGATGGGACCAAAATTACTAGTCAATCAGCTCAACAGATGGTTGATGCTATTTTAAAATTAGGCGATAAAACTAAACTGCAAATTTTATCACCGGTTGTTCGTTCAAAACGTGGACAACATAAAAAAGCCTTGAATCAAATTAAGAAACAAGGTTACGTTAGAGTTCAAGTAGATGGTGAAACTCGTGATATTGCAGAAGATATTGAATTAGATAAGAACAAAAAGCACAGTATCGATGTTGTCGTTGACCGTATCGTAATCAATGACCATATCAAATCACGTTTGTTTGATTCAGTTGAAGCTGCTTTGAGACTATCTGATGGCTATATGAACGTTGACGTAATCGGTTCAGACATGATGGTATTTTCTGAGAAGAATGCTTGTCCGTTGTGTGGTTTTACTGTTGGTGAATTAGAACCTCGTTTGTTTTCATTCAATGCTCCATTTGGTGCTTGTGATAACTGTGATGGTTTAGGAGTTAAGCTAGAAGTCGATTTGGATTTAGTTATTCCTGACCAAAGCAAGACTTTGAACGAGGGAGCCATTATTCCTTGGAATCCTATCAGTTCACAATATTATCCAGAAATGCTAGCTCAAGCATGTAAAGAATTCAAAATTGATATGGATACACCTTTTGAAGATTTGCCCGAAAAAGATCAAAATACTATTTTGTATGGTTCTGATGGCAAGACTTTCCACTTCCACTATGAAAATGATTTCGGTGGCGTACGTGATGTCGACGTAGAATTTGAAGGTGTCATTCCTAATATCAATCGTCGTTATCGTGAGACTAACAGTGACTTTACTCGTGAAGTTATGCGTAAGTACATGACTGAATTAACTTGTCCAGTTTGTCACGGTAAGAGATTGAATCGTCAAGCTTTGGCTGTCAAAATCGAAGGCAAGGATATCGCTGAAGTTTCTGATATGTCGATCAAGGATGAGCTTCCATTCTTTAAGACAGTCCAATTTGGTGAACAAAATACCGTTATTGCTAAGCCAATTTTAAAGGAAGTTAAAGATCGTCTCAGTTTCTTGATCAATGTTGGCTTGGAATATTTGACGCTTTCTCGTTCAGCTGGAACATTGTCCGGTGGTGAAGCACAAAGAATTCGTTTAGCCACACAAATCGGTTCAAACTTGTCTGGTGTCATGTATATTTTGGATGAACCTTCGATTGGGTTGCATCAACGTGATAACGACCGTTTGATCAGTTCATTGAAGAAGATGCGTGATCTCGGTAACACCTTGATTGTCGTTGAACACGATGAAGATACGATGCGTGCAGCTGATTACTTGATTGATGTCGGTCCCGGTGCCGGTGAAAATGGTGGTCAAATCGTAGCTGCTGGTACGCCAAAAGAAGTCGAGAAGAATCCTAAGTCTTTGACTGGTCAATACTTGGCAGGTAAGAAATTTATTCCAGTACCTTTGAAACGCCGTGATGGCAATGGTGAATTTGTTGAAGTCTATGGCGCTGCTGAAAATAATTTGAAGAATTTAAATGTTAAGTTTCCACTAGGTAAATTTACCGTTGTGACAGGAGTTTCTGGTTCTGGTAAATCTACTTTGGTTAATATGATATTGAAGCGTGCTTTGGCTCAGAAGATGAATCACAATTCCGAAAAACCTGGTAAATATAAGAAAATAACTGGTTATGAAAATCTTGAAAAAGTGATTGCTATCGATCAGAGTCCAATCGGTCGAACACCTAGAAGTAATCCGGCCACTTATACCGGCGTATTTGATGATATTCGTGGTTTGTTCGCGCAAACGAATGAAGCTAAGTTGCGTGGTTATAAGAAAGGCAGATTCTCTTTCAATATCAAAGGCGGTCGCTGTGAGAATTGTCGTGGTGACGGAATTATCAAGATTGAAATGAATTTCTTGCCTGATGTTTATGTACCTTGCGAAGTTTGTCATGGAACTCGTTACAATTCAGAAACTCTAGAAGTCACTTATAAGGGGAAGAACATTGCTCAAATTTTGGATATGAAAGTATCCGAAGCTTTGGACTTCTTCAGTAATATTCCTAAGATCAAACGTAAGCTCCAAACAATTGAAGATGTTGGTTTAGGTTATGTTTCACTAGGTCAATCAGCTACTCAATTGTCCGGTGGTGAAGCTCAAAGAATGAAATTGGCTTCAGAGCTTTACAAGAAGTCTAACGGGAAGAACTTCTACATTTTGGATGAACCTACAACTGGTTTGCACACGGATGATATCAAGCGTCTATTAGGAGTATTGCAACGGTTAGTAGATGAAGGGAATACCGTTTTGGTTATCGAACACAATTTGGATGTTGTGAAGTCAGCTGACTGGTTGATCGACCTTGGTCCTGATGGTGGTGAAGGTGGCGGTAAAATCGTTGCCCAAGGAACACCAGAGGATATTACCAAGGTCAAAGCTAGTTATACTGGTCAATATCTTAAACCAATTTTGGAACGTGATACTAAACGTACTAAAGATGCACAATAA
- the rapZ gene encoding RNase adapter RapZ, whose protein sequence is MAEDMLSLVIVTGMSGAGKTVAMQSFEDLGYFCIDNMPPNLLPKFWELVHESGKIKKVALVVDIRSRAFYDEIFSMLSKMDEDEQEKHQKVDMKILFLNASDEELVSRYKETRRSHPLAMEGRLLDGIEKERELLSEIKSRASVEIDTTDLTPRQLREEIFDNFQESSVVPTFHIEVMSFGFKYGLPIDADIVMDVRFLRNPFYIKELKTQTGMDKPVYDYVMDDAETKNFYDKFYGLLKDIVPGYEKEGKTSLTIAIGCTGGQHRSVAIAQRLGTDLKKLDYYVDITHRDMEKSQKKVIEHGNK, encoded by the coding sequence ATGGCAGAAGATATGCTTAGTTTGGTTATCGTTACTGGAATGAGTGGTGCAGGAAAGACCGTTGCAATGCAATCCTTTGAAGATTTAGGATATTTTTGTATCGATAATATGCCACCTAACTTGCTTCCAAAATTCTGGGAGTTAGTTCATGAATCCGGTAAGATCAAAAAAGTAGCTTTAGTTGTAGATATTAGATCACGTGCATTTTATGATGAGATATTCTCAATGCTTTCAAAAATGGACGAAGATGAACAAGAGAAACATCAAAAAGTTGATATGAAAATTCTCTTCTTGAATGCTTCTGATGAAGAGTTAGTTTCTCGTTATAAAGAGACCCGTCGTAGTCATCCTTTGGCTATGGAAGGTCGGTTGTTAGATGGAATTGAAAAGGAAAGAGAATTGCTTTCAGAAATCAAAAGTCGAGCTTCAGTTGAGATCGATACGACTGACCTCACTCCTAGACAACTGCGAGAAGAAATTTTCGATAATTTTCAAGAAAGTTCCGTCGTGCCAACATTTCACATCGAAGTGATGTCATTTGGCTTCAAGTATGGCTTGCCAATTGATGCTGACATTGTAATGGATGTTAGATTTTTAAGAAATCCATTTTATATTAAAGAATTAAAGACACAAACCGGAATGGATAAACCAGTTTATGATTATGTGATGGATGATGCAGAAACAAAGAATTTCTATGACAAATTCTATGGTTTATTAAAAGATATCGTTCCGGGCTATGAAAAAGAAGGTAAGACTAGTTTGACGATAGCAATTGGCTGTACTGGAGGACAACATCGTTCAGTCGCTATTGCTCAACGTCTAGGTACTGATCTAAAGAAATTAGATTATTACGTAGACATTACTCATCGTGACATGGAAAAATCTCAAAAGAAGGTAATTGAACATGGCAACAAATAG
- a CDS encoding gluconeogenesis factor YvcK family protein, giving the protein MATNRIVRVVKGRRPRVVVIGGGTGLPVVLNSLRNMDANITAIVTVADDGGSSGIIRDYINVVPPGDIRNVLASLSDLPKVDLDVFQYRFKTNDDFFSGHAIGNLIIAALTEMSPNIFDAVQELSKMMQVDGHVYPASNTKLTLNAEFTDGTTLSGEHEITHSGKHVKRVWVTDSDNPDQEPKSVLPVIASIMQADVVVLGPGSLFTSILPNLMIKKIGEAVKQTSAEIVYICNIMTQIGETEGFTDADHVKVLNRHLGGNFIDTVLVNTRKIPDGYMDHKKYDEYVNQVETDFDGLRKMGCKVIQDDFLSLHDKGAFHDGEKVAREIINLSLQSGNRKNEVRR; this is encoded by the coding sequence ATGGCAACAAATAGGATAGTTCGGGTTGTTAAGGGACGCCGTCCAAGAGTTGTAGTTATAGGTGGGGGAACTGGTTTACCAGTTGTTTTAAACAGTTTAAGAAATATGGATGCTAATATTACTGCGATTGTTACCGTAGCCGATGATGGGGGATCATCTGGTATCATTCGTGACTATATTAACGTTGTCCCTCCTGGGGATATTAGAAACGTTTTAGCATCTTTATCTGATTTGCCTAAAGTAGATCTGGATGTTTTCCAATATCGTTTTAAGACCAATGATGATTTCTTCTCTGGTCATGCCATTGGAAACCTGATCATCGCTGCTTTGACAGAAATGTCACCTAATATTTTTGACGCCGTACAAGAACTATCTAAAATGATGCAAGTTGATGGTCATGTTTATCCAGCCAGCAATACGAAATTAACTTTGAATGCAGAATTTACTGATGGAACGACTTTGTCAGGTGAACACGAAATAACGCATTCTGGTAAGCATGTAAAACGAGTTTGGGTCACTGATTCAGATAATCCTGATCAAGAGCCAAAATCAGTGCTGCCAGTAATTGCTTCTATTATGCAGGCTGATGTGGTCGTTTTAGGACCTGGTAGTTTGTTTACTAGTATTTTGCCTAACTTAATGATTAAAAAGATTGGTGAAGCTGTTAAACAAACTTCAGCTGAAATTGTTTATATTTGTAACATCATGACTCAAATTGGTGAAACAGAAGGTTTTACTGATGCGGATCACGTGAAAGTATTAAATCGTCATTTAGGTGGGAATTTCATCGATACAGTTTTAGTTAATACGCGAAAAATTCCCGACGGTTATATGGATCACAAGAAGTATGACGAATACGTCAACCAAGTGGAAACTGACTTTGATGGCTTAAGAAAAATGGGCTGCAAAGTTATTCAAGATGATTTCTTATCGTTGCATGATAAGGGAGCTTTCCACGATGGAGAAAAAGTTGCTAGAGAAATTATCAATCTCTCATTGCAATCAGGAAATAGAAAAAATGAGGTGAGACGTTAG
- the whiA gene encoding DNA-binding protein WhiA: MVSYASEVKQELTKLVVHPEHARVELSALLRMNGSLSLQNHHFVLTAQTENAAIARRIFSLVKQKYGIESELLVRKKMKLKKNNQYLVRINQDTNKILTDLDILDESGLSINTDVPLEVINEDQRMRSYLRGAFLATGSVNNPETSRYHLEIYSLYETHNEGIAQMMNYFHLNARTTKRRNGYIVYLKEAEKIADFLQLIGATNAMLKFEDIRIVRDMRNSVNRLVNCENANINKTVAAAERQVENIKHLQATVGLDNLPDKLREIAVLRLENPEVSLKELGDMVPSGPISKSGINHRLRKLNQLAEADGV, from the coding sequence GTGGTTTCATACGCTAGTGAAGTTAAACAAGAGCTCACAAAATTAGTCGTTCATCCCGAACACGCTCGAGTAGAGTTGTCAGCGTTGTTGAGAATGAATGGTTCTTTGAGCTTGCAAAATCATCACTTCGTCTTAACCGCACAAACTGAAAACGCCGCGATTGCCAGAAGAATTTTTTCATTGGTCAAGCAAAAGTATGGTATTGAATCAGAATTATTAGTGCGTAAAAAGATGAAGTTAAAGAAAAACAATCAGTATTTAGTACGAATCAACCAAGATACTAATAAGATTTTGACAGATTTGGATATCTTAGATGAATCTGGCCTGTCGATCAATACTGACGTGCCATTAGAAGTTATCAATGAAGATCAACGGATGCGTTCTTATTTGCGTGGAGCCTTTTTGGCAACCGGAAGTGTCAATAATCCGGAAACTTCTAGATATCATTTAGAGATTTATTCATTGTACGAAACACATAATGAAGGTATTGCTCAGATGATGAACTATTTTCATTTGAATGCTAGAACTACGAAACGTCGTAACGGCTACATCGTTTATTTGAAGGAAGCAGAAAAAATTGCGGATTTCTTACAATTGATCGGAGCTACTAATGCGATGTTGAAGTTTGAAGATATTCGAATCGTGCGTGATATGAGAAATTCAGTCAATCGTTTAGTTAATTGCGAAAATGCTAATATCAATAAGACTGTGGCAGCAGCTGAACGTCAAGTTGAAAATATCAAGCATTTGCAAGCGACAGTTGGCTTAGACAATTTACCTGATAAATTACGTGAAATTGCGGTCTTGAGATTAGAGAATCCTGAAGTTTCACTAAAGGAATTGGGCGATATGGTACCAAGTGGTCCGATTTCAAAATCTGGAATCAATCATCGTTTACGTAAGTTGAATCAATTAGCAGAAGCTGATGGTGTTTAA